The following proteins are co-located in the Spirosoma montaniterrae genome:
- a CDS encoding response regulator transcription factor — translation MTMPIISVLIVEDNPDIQLLLRTIVSRDDEYVCVGVVATGTEALRRIPELLPDVVLMDIGLPDLSGIECVRKLKPLCPNVEFIMCTVYDEDEKVFESLEAGANSYILKKSKPELLLTAIREVHEGGSPMSSDIARKIVAKMQRSQPPRPDYHITPREAEVLTMLSKGLTYAEVADGLFISVKTLKKHIYNIYEKLRVDNKVEALNKFFGKY, via the coding sequence ATGACCATGCCCATCATTTCGGTGCTGATTGTTGAAGACAACCCCGACATTCAGTTGCTGCTGCGAACGATTGTAAGCCGCGACGACGAGTATGTCTGTGTTGGCGTGGTTGCGACCGGCACCGAAGCCCTCCGCCGAATTCCCGAACTGCTGCCCGACGTAGTGCTGATGGACATTGGCCTGCCCGACCTGAGCGGCATCGAATGCGTGCGGAAACTGAAGCCCCTTTGCCCTAACGTGGAGTTCATTATGTGTACTGTTTACGACGAGGACGAAAAGGTATTTGAGTCGCTCGAAGCGGGGGCCAATTCGTACATCCTAAAAAAAAGCAAACCCGAACTGCTGCTTACGGCCATCCGCGAAGTACACGAAGGCGGCTCACCCATGAGCAGCGACATTGCCCGCAAGATTGTGGCCAAAATGCAGCGTAGTCAACCGCCCCGCCCTGACTACCACATCACCCCCCGCGAGGCAGAGGTGCTGACTATGCTCTCCAAAGGATTAACCTACGCTGAAGTGGCCGATGGGCTGTTTATCAGCGTTAAGACTCTCAAAAAGCATATCTATAACATCTACGAAAAACTCCGGGTCGATAACAAGGTGGAGGCATTGAACAAGTTTTTCGGGAAGTACTGA
- a CDS encoding histidine kinase, producing MPRVTFFLLLTLLSGIIVACRESNRPASSGISVADSARVFRLFDRAYEVQNANPDSAYELIQQAGALSRQYGFDQGLFNYYNQAMYNRAAYRGDFALVKRLGDTALSLVQDPARQRFRMLMNFSRAIEYQFQEQNDSAIVYYLRALDNQVFTRDTSRVSMIQNNLAILFHFQQRDDLAVTYQQKALQNAISRNDTARIIGSYVNLYGFEIARADTATAFMYLKNGLALAADPKTWRDETELFKNAGEYYVARDRVDSARYYFTRYYDLTRSLYPPVYLAQPLIGLAQTDWLAGNIAATAARLATVARLTNPDSLPLLDRQNFYRLQHQLLKKTGQWEGALLALERYNRAIAAFQNGEKNRKLVQYDERVKQLTHEKQLADQQYALDRKNSLIVGLAVVCVLLVGLAVVLMLYWRKRKMLESEKLAKLELETEWAQLKSRMEAQQEERGRISQELHDELGTALTSISLASELLKQRAEGNSAEVQIIARASSEMTTRMNEIVWSLNVNNDNLQSLVAYIRKFCADFLGEAGIQMIFSETIANPRQELKGIIRRNVYQSVKEAIHNVVKHAEASQVELAIATVENELHILIRDNGKGMTGGPVESWSNGLRNMRRNIETIKGQINWSVNNGTQVRIQTPMTP from the coding sequence ATGCCACGCGTCACTTTTTTTCTGCTACTCACTCTCCTGTCTGGCATAATAGTGGCCTGCCGCGAGTCGAACAGACCCGCATCGTCGGGTATTTCGGTGGCTGACTCAGCGCGGGTGTTTCGGCTATTCGATAGGGCGTATGAGGTTCAGAACGCCAACCCCGACAGTGCCTACGAGTTGATTCAGCAGGCGGGCGCACTCTCGCGCCAGTATGGGTTCGATCAGGGGCTGTTTAATTATTACAATCAGGCTATGTATAACCGGGCGGCTTACCGGGGCGATTTCGCGCTGGTCAAGCGGCTCGGCGACACAGCGCTATCACTGGTGCAGGACCCCGCCCGGCAGCGGTTTCGGATGCTGATGAACTTCTCGCGGGCCATCGAGTATCAGTTTCAGGAGCAGAACGACTCGGCCATCGTTTATTACCTGCGGGCACTCGACAATCAGGTTTTCACCCGCGACACCTCGCGGGTGTCCATGATTCAGAACAATCTGGCCATTCTGTTTCATTTTCAGCAACGCGACGATCTGGCCGTTACATACCAGCAGAAAGCCCTTCAAAACGCCATTAGCCGTAACGATACCGCCCGGATTATCGGCAGCTACGTGAATCTATACGGATTTGAAATTGCCCGCGCCGACACCGCAACCGCGTTCATGTATCTAAAAAACGGCCTCGCGCTGGCGGCTGATCCCAAAACTTGGCGCGACGAAACCGAACTGTTCAAAAACGCGGGCGAGTACTACGTTGCCAGAGACCGCGTTGATTCGGCCCGGTATTACTTCACCCGATACTATGACCTGACCCGGTCGCTGTACCCTCCGGTTTATCTGGCTCAGCCGCTCATTGGCCTGGCCCAAACCGATTGGCTGGCAGGCAACATAGCGGCTACCGCAGCGCGGCTGGCGACTGTGGCCCGGCTCACCAATCCCGATTCGCTGCCCTTGCTCGACCGGCAGAATTTTTACCGGCTTCAGCATCAGTTACTGAAGAAAACCGGGCAATGGGAAGGGGCGTTGCTGGCCCTTGAACGGTATAACCGGGCCATAGCAGCGTTTCAGAATGGCGAGAAAAACCGCAAACTGGTTCAGTACGATGAACGGGTGAAGCAACTTACGCACGAAAAACAATTGGCCGACCAGCAGTACGCACTCGACCGAAAAAATAGCCTGATTGTCGGGCTGGCAGTCGTGTGTGTGTTGTTGGTAGGGCTGGCGGTTGTTCTCATGCTTTACTGGCGCAAACGTAAGATGCTGGAATCGGAGAAACTCGCCAAACTGGAACTGGAAACGGAATGGGCGCAGCTAAAAAGCCGCATGGAAGCCCAACAGGAAGAACGTGGGCGAATTTCGCAGGAACTGCACGACGAATTAGGCACGGCCCTGACGTCAATTTCACTTGCCAGCGAACTATTAAAACAGCGGGCGGAAGGAAACTCGGCGGAGGTACAGATCATTGCGCGGGCCTCGTCGGAGATGACCACCCGCATGAACGAAATCGTGTGGAGTCTGAACGTCAATAACGATAACCTACAAAGTTTGGTAGCGTATATTCGCAAGTTCTGCGCCGATTTTCTCGGCGAAGCGGGCATACAGATGATATTCTCCGAAACCATTGCCAACCCCCGGCAGGAGTTGAAGGGAATCATCCGCCGGAATGTGTATCAGTCTGTCAAAGAAGCGATTCACAACGTAGTAAAACACGCCGAAGCCTCGCAGGTCGAGCTGGCGATTGCCACGGTCGAAAACGAACTACACATCCTGATCCGCGACAACGGCAAAGGCATGACCGGCGGACCGGTTGAAAGCTGGAGCAACGGGCTGCGGAATATGCGCCGGAACATCGAGACGATAAAGGGGCAAATTAACTGGAGTGTCAACAACGGCACTCAGGTTCGGATACAAACCCCCATGACCCCATGA